A region of the Actinomycetota bacterium genome:
CCGGTCGACCAGCGGGGGAGGCCGTTGGTCGCGACCGGCGTGCGACCACCTACGACGTCGGGGCCGGCCGGCGGATGCCGGCCTCGCCCCTCGGCAACACCTCGAGTTCGCGGATACCTTCGGGAACGAATCTATCCCTCGGTAACGCGCCGCGGTGTACCCAGGGACATTGACGGACACCTATGGTCGCCTTACCATCCGACGATGATCCAGGAGCGGACGGTCAGCCAGATCGTCGGCCAGACGGTCAGCGCTCTGCGTCAGGCGGCGGGGTTGTCCCAGGCGGAGCTCGCGTCGGCGATGCGAGAGATTGGATTTCCTTGGCAGCGACAGACCGTCGCCAGGGTCGAGCGGGGCGTTCGAACGCTGAACGTGGATGAGCTCGTCGCCCTGGCCGCGTATTTCGAGATGCCGGTTCCGGCGGTGCTCGCCCGGCCGGAGGTTCTCGGCCCCTCAGCTGTGTTCGAGGAGTGGCGACCGGTCCGCATCGGCGATCGCCTGATCGACGTTCGCGACTGGCTCAACGCCGTGTGGCAGCGAGGGCGCACGCAGAACGACCGGGCCGATACCGACACGCAGCGCGGGATCGACGCCATCGTGGGCAACCTCGAGCGGCCATGGGCGGCGTACTGGCGACGCGGTGCTGAAGCGGCGCGGGCATTTCATCGAGCATGGACCGAGCGCGACGACCGGAAGCGATCCGGCCCCATCTTCCTCGTTGATGAGGACATTGAGATCGGGACCACACGGCCACTGTGGGGTCAGCCGGTCAACATCAAGCTTGAGGCCGGTGTTCCGTACACCGCTCGAGACGAGTTCGAGGCGGAGACGATCCGCCAGTCGACCAACGCGCGGGTGGTGACCAAGCAGCGGGCGTACAGGATGCGGCGGCGGGCGGGGGAGCCGTGATGGTGGGTCGGATACCCCAGGTCTCAAACCGGCGCCCGAGGTACTCAGCAGCGGTTACCACTCGCACCGGCGTGCACGAGACCCGTTCGGGAGACGTCGTTTTCGTCGCATAGCCCTGGCGTAGGAGTTCGAGCGGCCAGCCTCCGTCTCACTCCTGACATCGCGGCGCGGGTGGAAGTCACTCCACCAGATCCAAACGTCCATGGCCTCGCGTGGCTGCCGCCGCGTCCATGGGCCCCCGCGCGGCTACCGCCACCAACGGTGGTGTCTACGTCAAAGGAAGGGGTGGAACTCGCAACCTTCGGCCGATGGCGTAGGGATGCCACGACCGCACCATCGGATGCGCAGGGGACCACCGATGTCCCTACAGAGGAGCTGTGGCCGGAGTGACGGCTGTTGAGGCCGAGGCCGCGGCAAGGAGGCGCCCGATGAAGAGGATGCTGGCGTTGCTGGTCACCGTCGGCGCGATCGTCGCGATGGTGCCCAGGCCGGCGCTCGCGACGAACTACACCATCGTGTACGGCGGCGCAGCGGACGATCGGATCGAGGGTGGGCCTGGGCCGCAAGAGATCCGCGGCAAGCAAGGCGACGACTTCCTGATCGGCGGCAAGAGCCCGGACGTCCTCCGGGGCGGAAAGGGCGACGACAACCTATGGTCGGGGCTCGGCGGCGTTCCGGACCAGGTGTACGGCGGTCCTGGAGACGACAAGCTCAACAACTTCGACAGCGGCCAGGCCGGCCAGGTGCTGGACGGCGGCCATGGGTTCGACATCTGCACCGGCGACAAACACGACACATTCGTCAGTTGCGAGGTCGTGAGATTCCGGTGACCCTTGGCGGTACCGGGCGTCGGCACGTTCGATAGGCACGGTACCCGTTCCGTTTCGGCGGCGTTCAGCGATGTCGCGGGCGTACGATTTGACTCGATGGCGTATGACGAGGCGCTCGCCGATCGGATCCGGGAACTGCTCAGCGGCGAGCGAGGCGTAGCGGAGAAGAAGATGTTCGGCGGGCTCGCCTTCCTGCTCCGCGGCAACATGGCCGTGGCCGCCAGCGGGCAGGGTGGAGTGTTGGTTCGTTGCGACCCAGACGAATCCAACTCGCTGGTCGCCAAGACGACCGCTCGACCAATGGTGATGCGTGGGCGCTCCATGGATGGTTGGCTGCGGGTCGGTGCGGACGATGTGCGCACGAAACGACAACTCGAGAGATGGGTCCGGATAGGCACCACGTACGCGCGGTCGCTCCCGCCGAAGCCGTAGACCTGCTCAACGAGCAGACTCGGACGACCATTACGAGGCCGCCTTGCGCTCGTTGTACGCCGACATCAGCGCGTTCTTCCGGGTTTCGTCGAGGTACTTGACCGCCTCGCGGATCGTGACACCGGAGGCGCGGTGCGCTCTCGGCGCCAACCATTCGTAGACCTCGTCGGGACGGCGTTTCGCGGTCTCGCGAAGCACCCAACCGATCGCCTTGCGGATGAAGAACTCCTTCTCGTCGAGCATCGCATCCGCGTATGAGGCGAACCGCCGGAAGCCGGCTCCATGCTTGAGTGGTAGGAGCTGCGCCAACAGGGCCGACCGGCGGAGCCAGAAGTCGTCGTCCGTCGCCCACGCGTCGAGCCTCGCCGCGCCCTTCGGGTTCCGCAGGATGATCTCGCCGACCACGTCGCCGCTCAGCACGTCGACGAGCGCCCACGTCTTCGACTGGCGGATGAGCCGCTCGATGAGCTCGAGATCGCCGGGCTCGAGAACGGCGACATATTCCTCGAGCAGCATCGCGGCCATCATCCGTCGCTCGAAGACGGGTTTGGCCCACAGCGCCTCGATGAGCGCAACCACGTCCTCACGCGGGAGATCTCGATGCTGCTCGGCGAAGCTCTTCATGACCGTACGGATCCCCCACACCGAAACACCGAGGAAGTCGAGGTCGCTTTTGAGGTATCGCTTCTCGCCCTCGGCGCGCTTACGTGTCCCGAGCTTGCGCAGATCCCGTTCGAGATCGTCGGCAACGGCGTGAGCGAGGGCCATCGGCGATGAATGCTAGAGCGCGCTAAACCGCGGCGTGCGACGATCGGCGCCGTGGACGAGCGCGTGCTCCGATGGGCGGTCAACGAGCCGTTGCTCGCCGAGGAGGTCCGGTTCTGGGCGCAGCTTCACGCGCTCGTCGACTCTCTTCCCGAGGACAAGATCGATCGCCCCGGCTACTTCCAAGAAGGCTGGTCTGCGAAGGACCTGGTGGCGCACGTGGGCACGTGGCTCGCCGAGGCCGCCGTGGTTCTCGAGCGGATCCGCTTCGGCACCTACCGGCGCGAGGAGATCGACATCGATGCCATGAACGCGGAGTTCTTCGAAGCGATGCATGACGTTCGTTTTACGGACATACGTGTCCAGGCAAGCGCCGCGCCCAACCAGATGCTTCGGGCGTGGGGCACGCTGGACGGCCCCTCCGAGGATGCGGACTGGTGGATTCGCAAGGCCGGTCCGGAACACTACGCCGAGCACCTGCCGCGGCTGGAGGAATGGGTGGCGGAGATCGGCCCGGACCAACGTGGCGCCTGATGGGGGGACTCGAATGGTTGCGGATGGCCGTTCATTCGGGGCAGGATGAGGGTATATCCACTTGGAGAATGTCCCTGGAATCCTTCACGACTCTCGCGCTCCCGAGGGATCTCGGCACGCCGGCACAGGGCAGGCGCCTGCTCGAGTCTGCTCTCGAGTCGTTCCCGGAATCCGTTCTCGCCGACGCGCAACTCCTTCTCACTGAAGTGCTGTCGAACGCGATCCTCCACGGCTCCGCGGGTGCCGGCGCGCGCATTGACGTGTCGGTCGAAGCGGACGAGTCCATCGTCCGGGTGACGGTTACCGACCCGAGCCCACAGTTCCCACGACCGGCGATCCATGCCCCCGATCCCCTGGCCGCATCGGGGTGGGGTTTGTATCTTCTCGAGCGCCTCGCCACGCAGTGGGGCGTCGAAGACGCGCCCGACGGCGGCTCGGCGGTGTGGTTCGAGCTCCGCGTCAGTCGATCACATCCGACGCCGCCCACCCCGCGGCGAACCGCGCCAGCTGAATCGGACAATCACTCCAGAGTCTCGCCGCCGCGATTGGTCGCACGGTCGCGATCGACTCGGCGTGCGCCGGCGCCGTTCTGATCGCGCGGGGGGCGGGCGATGGTTACGCCGAGCGCGTAACCAGATCAGGGAAACGGTCCTACGAGGGGACGAGCTCGTCCCCGACGCTGACATCGCCCGGCTCGACAACGCGCGCGTAGACGCCGAACTGAAGGTTCCCCTTTCCGGAGACCCCACGGTACTGCTTGATGACCTTCAACGTCGGGAAATCCCGCAGGCCGGTCGCCGGGTCGAGCGTGGTGACCACGCATCGGGGGACAGGGTCCTCGACCTCGAGCAGCGCCTCGCCGACACGCACGCTCCTTCCACGCCAGGCGTCCTCCTCGTGCGGTCGCGACACGCCCTCCACCTCGATCGTCATGCGGAACCGTCCGGGATCGACGTTGTCACGCCCACCTCGGCGGGCGAGCTCGGCCACTGACGCGAGCGAGACCAATGTGACGGGCCGGACGTCGAGCGCATCGCTCGCGCGATCGGGACGAACGAGGCGGACCTCGGTGCCTGCGTAGTCGGACAGCGCTTCGGTGAAATCGCCATCGACCTCGTGCGCCAATACGGACCGGCCGTAGAAGTCGACGACCAATTCACGGCCGTCGGCGACGGCGCTGCCCGATGAGACGATGCCGTTCGGTAGACGGAGCTCGAGCCACTCGCGGTCGGCGTCGTACGTCGCATGGATCGGCAGGATCGGCGATTTCGTCGCGCCGGAAAAGCGCTTGCCGTCGCCGTCGACGAAGAAGAACGCCCGGTCACCGACGGGGCCGCGCCGATGCAGGTAGATCCGATCGGGGTGGTGGAGCGCCGTCGACTTCACCGGCGTGACGTTGAACCGCGCGACGGTCGGCATCAGCCAAACGCTAGCAGCGAAAGATGCGGGTCAGTCGGAACGTAAGATCTCGAGATACAGGGACTCTGTCTCAACGGACGGACCGGCCCCCAGCTCGTCGGCGAGCGTCATCCGGCACCGCTCGTACGCGCGAAGCGCTTCAGCGCGATTGCCCGCTCCCGAGTGCGCGCTCATCAACAGGCGATATCCGCTCTCCCGGAACGGCTCCAGGGCGATCACCCGTTCTGCGTCGCGCGAGGCAGGCCCATACTGTTCGCGAACGAGCTGCACGTGGGTCCGGCATTCCAGCGCCCGCACGTGGACGTCGTGCAGATCGGCTCGCCGCTGCGCGACCCATCGTCCGTCTTCGCCCGGGAGGAATCCCCTGCGAGCGATGGCGTTCGCGGCGAGCGACCAGCCCATCGCGCCGTCGAGATCTTCCTTTTCGAGCGCCGTCTCCGCTCGGTGAACGGCGTCCGCGGCCACCTCGATGTCAACCCACGTCTCCGGCGGGAGCTTCAGCTGGTAACAGCCGAACGCGTGGGCCAGGGATTCGCCGTCCAGCTCGACCTGCGCGATCGCCGCCCGAACCTTGCTGATCAGCGCGCGGAGCGCGACCTCCCACGCGGGCGGAGGCTCGCCCGACCACAGCTCGTCGGCGATGGCGTCCTTGGAGACCGGCGCGCGCTCGGCGGCAAGCATGGCGAACGCGACTCGCCCTTGGGGGCCGGCAAGGCGCTCCTCGGTGACGAGGACGTCGTCGCGCTCGAGCATCACCATTCCCGCCAGGTAGACACGAAGGGTTCCCGTCATCCGCGCTCCAACGAACCGCCAACGGTCGATCCCTAGTATCCGGCAGCAGAGGAGGTGAGGCCGATGCTCAAGCAGGTGACGTGCGAGTGCGGTTGGACGGCGAAGGGCACGGAAGACGAGCTCGTTCCGCAGATCCAGAAGCATGGCCGTGAGGTCCATGGCATCGAGGTCACGCGGGAGCAAGCGGTCGCGCAGCTCGTGCCGGCATAGCGCGTCCACAACGGGCGTGGCGTCTCCAGAAGCGCCCCCGCTCGTAGGATGGCCGATCGTGGCACGACGCGTGAAGTTCTCCTCCGCAACGGTCTTCCTCGCTCTTTCCGTGGTGGGTATCGCCACCGGCGGGGCATTCCGACTCGCCGGGAGCGCCCACGCGGCCGACCTGGCATGGGCGATCACGACCGCTGTCGGTCTCGTCCCCATCGTGTGGGAGGTCGTCGCCGGCGTGGCCCGTCGACAGCCGGGGGTCGATGTCATCGCCGTGCTGGCGATGGGCGGCGCGCTCGCGCTTGGCGAGTACCTCGCCGGCGCGGTCATCGCGTTGATGCTCGCGACCGGCCGGTCGCTCGAGGAGTTCGCCGACACCCGGGCACATCGGGAGCTCTCGGCGCTGTTGGAACGTGCGCCTCGGACCGCGCACCGTTATGCCGGCGCCGAACTGCGATCGATCTCCATCGAAGAGGTCGGACCCGGCGATCGCCTGCTCGTCAAACGCGGCGAGGTCGTCCCCGTCGACGGGATCCTCGAATCGGAGAACGCCGTGCTCGACGAATCCGCGCTCACGGGCGAGAGCCGTCCGGTGGAGTGCGTTCGCGCCGAACGGCTGCGGAGCGGCGCCGTGAACGCCGGCGAAAGCTTCGACCTGCGCGCGGTGGCCTCCGCGAGGGAAAGCACGTACGCCGGCATCGTCCGTCTGGTCGAACAGGCTCAGAGGGAGAAGGCCCCGTTCGTCCGGCTGGCCGATCGCTACGCGCTCGTGTTCGTTCCTGTCACGCTGGCGATCGCGGGCGGCGCCTGGGCGATCACCGGCGACGCGGTTCGGGCGCTCGCCGTGCTCGTGGTCGCCACGCCGTGCCCGCTGATCCTCGCGGCACCGATCGCTATCGTCGCGGGCATCTCGCGCGCGGCCAAGCGCGGCATCATCGTGAAGGGCGGCGGTTCGCTCGAGGCCCTCGCGCGCGGAACGGTTCTCCTGTTCGACAAGACGGGGACGCTGACCGCGGGTGCGCCAGAGCTCACCGACGTCGAGCTGTTCGGTGGTGGCGATCCGGCCGAGGTCCTTCGGCTTGCCGCGTCGCTCGATCAGGTCTCACCGCACGTGCTCGCCGGCGCGATCGTCACCGCCGCGCGCCGGCGCGACCTGCCCCTGACGTTCCCCATCGAGGTTCGAGAAGAAGGCGGCTCGGGGATCCGCGGCATCGTAGATGGCCGCACAGTCGCCCTCGGCAAGGCGTCGTGGGTGGCGCACGGCGGTCCGCTTCCCGATCGTGCTCGCGAGGTTCGGCGGCGAACGGCGATGGAGGGTTCCTCCAGCGTGTTCGTCTCGATCGATGGTGCGGTGGTCGGCACATTGATCCTGGACGATCCGATCCGTCCCGACACGCCGCGCGTGATCCGAACGCTGCGCCGCGCCGGCGTGAAGCGCGTCGTGATGGTCACCGGCGATCACGCGGACGTGGCGGAGTCCGTCGGCATCGCGATCGGCGTCGACCGGATCCTCTCGGAGCGCGACCCGGCGGACAAGGTCGACGCGGTTCGCGCGGAGGGCGAGGGCGCGGTGACGATCATGGTCGGCGACGGCGTCAACGATGCGCCGGCGCTCGCCGCGGCCGACGTGGGCGTGGCGATGGGCGCTCGCGGCTCGACCGCGTCGTCGGAGGCGGCGGACGTCGTGCTCGCGGTGGATCGTCTTGACCGCGTGGCAGAGGCGATCCGGATCGCGCGCCGGTCTCGCGGGATCGCCTTGCAGAGCGTGCTCGCCGGCATGGGACTGTCGTTCGGGGCGATGTTTCTCGGCGCCGCTGGACTGCTCGTGCCGGTCGCCGGCGCGCTGGTACAGGAAGCGATCGACGTCGCCGTGATCGTGAACGCCCTGCGCGCGCTGCGTGGAGACCGAGCGAGTGCACAGGCCGCCGCCGGCCCCGGTTCGCAAGTCGGCGAACGCTTCCGTGCTGAACATCGA
Encoded here:
- a CDS encoding helix-turn-helix transcriptional regulator, which translates into the protein MIQERTVSQIVGQTVSALRQAAGLSQAELASAMREIGFPWQRQTVARVERGVRTLNVDELVALAAYFEMPVPAVLARPEVLGPSAVFEEWRPVRIGDRLIDVRDWLNAVWQRGRTQNDRADTDTQRGIDAIVGNLERPWAAYWRRGAEAARAFHRAWTERDDRKRSGPIFLVDEDIEIGTTRPLWGQPVNIKLEAGVPYTARDEFEAETIRQSTNARVVTKQRAYRMRRRAGEP
- a CDS encoding TfoX/Sxy family protein codes for the protein MAYDEALADRIRELLSGERGVAEKKMFGGLAFLLRGNMAVAASGQGGVLVRCDPDESNSLVAKTTARPMVMRGRSMDGWLRVGADDVRTKRQLERWVRIGTTYARSLPPKP
- a CDS encoding DNA alkylation repair protein: MALAHAVADDLERDLRKLGTRKRAEGEKRYLKSDLDFLGVSVWGIRTVMKSFAEQHRDLPREDVVALIEALWAKPVFERRMMAAMLLEEYVAVLEPGDLELIERLIRQSKTWALVDVLSGDVVGEIILRNPKGAARLDAWATDDDFWLRRSALLAQLLPLKHGAGFRRFASYADAMLDEKEFFIRKAIGWVLRETAKRRPDEVYEWLAPRAHRASGVTIREAVKYLDETRKNALMSAYNERKAAS
- a CDS encoding maleylpyruvate isomerase N-terminal domain-containing protein — translated: MDERVLRWAVNEPLLAEEVRFWAQLHALVDSLPEDKIDRPGYFQEGWSAKDLVAHVGTWLAEAAVVLERIRFGTYRREEIDIDAMNAEFFEAMHDVRFTDIRVQASAAPNQMLRAWGTLDGPSEDADWWIRKAGPEHYAEHLPRLEEWVAEIGPDQRGA
- a CDS encoding ATP-binding protein produces the protein MSLESFTTLALPRDLGTPAQGRRLLESALESFPESVLADAQLLLTEVLSNAILHGSAGAGARIDVSVEADESIVRVTVTDPSPQFPRPAIHAPDPLAASGWGLYLLERLATQWGVEDAPDGGSAVWFELRVSRSHPTPPTPRRTAPAESDNHSRVSPPRLVARSRSTRRAPAPF
- a CDS encoding MOSC domain-containing protein, with amino-acid sequence MPTVARFNVTPVKSTALHHPDRIYLHRRGPVGDRAFFFVDGDGKRFSGATKSPILPIHATYDADREWLELRLPNGIVSSGSAVADGRELVVDFYGRSVLAHEVDGDFTEALSDYAGTEVRLVRPDRASDALDVRPVTLVSLASVAELARRGGRDNVDPGRFRMTIEVEGVSRPHEEDAWRGRSVRVGEALLEVEDPVPRCVVTTLDPATGLRDFPTLKVIKQYRGVSGKGNLQFGVYARVVEPGDVSVGDELVPS
- a CDS encoding bacterial transcriptional activator domain-containing protein, whose protein sequence is MTGTLRVYLAGMVMLERDDVLVTEERLAGPQGRVAFAMLAAERAPVSKDAIADELWSGEPPPAWEVALRALISKVRAAIAQVELDGESLAHAFGCYQLKLPPETWVDIEVAADAVHRAETALEKEDLDGAMGWSLAANAIARRGFLPGEDGRWVAQRRADLHDVHVRALECRTHVQLVREQYGPASRDAERVIALEPFRESGYRLLMSAHSGAGNRAEALRAYERCRMTLADELGAGPSVETESLYLEILRSD
- a CDS encoding DUF1059 domain-containing protein; this translates as MLKQVTCECGWTAKGTEDELVPQIQKHGREVHGIEVTREQAVAQLVPA
- a CDS encoding heavy metal translocating P-type ATPase, yielding MARRVKFSSATVFLALSVVGIATGGAFRLAGSAHAADLAWAITTAVGLVPIVWEVVAGVARRQPGVDVIAVLAMGGALALGEYLAGAVIALMLATGRSLEEFADTRAHRELSALLERAPRTAHRYAGAELRSISIEEVGPGDRLLVKRGEVVPVDGILESENAVLDESALTGESRPVECVRAERLRSGAVNAGESFDLRAVASARESTYAGIVRLVEQAQREKAPFVRLADRYALVFVPVTLAIAGGAWAITGDAVRALAVLVVATPCPLILAAPIAIVAGISRAAKRGIIVKGGGSLEALARGTVLLFDKTGTLTAGAPELTDVELFGGGDPAEVLRLAASLDQVSPHVLAGAIVTAARRRDLPLTFPIEVREEGGSGIRGIVDGRTVALGKASWVAHGGPLPDRAREVRRRTAMEGSSSVFVSIDGAVVGTLILDDPIRPDTPRVIRTLRRAGVKRVVMVTGDHADVAESVGIAIGVDRILSERDPADKVDAVRAEGEGAVTIMVGDGVNDAPALAAADVGVAMGARGSTASSEAADVVLAVDRLDRVAEAIRIARRSRGIALQSVLAGMGLSFGAMFLGAAGLLVPVAGALVQEAIDVAVIVNALRALRGDRASAQAAAGPGSQVGERFRAEHREFAPELQRIRSVADRLDTFAPADAREELERIRWFLLERLPRHEQEEEAAVYPVVARLMGGEDPMGSMERAHMEIEHLARVFGHLVADTPEDGPTREDLVDLRRVLYGLHAVLRLHFAQEEEAYSWLASDRPQDELATV